The DNA window GCGAACCTCGAGTGGGCGGGACTCCACGGCACCGGAACGCCGCCGCGACGCGTGGGGCTCCCTCCGCGAGCCCTCGTCCGCCGCCGATGCTGGGTCGATGACGCCGTGCCCTTCGTGCCCGACGTGGCGAGTCCAGCACCTGTCGCCCGAAAGGCGGGGGACTTGGTGACGCAGCAGCTCACGCGGCTGCTCGCGGAGTTGACGCAGCTCGAGGTCTCGGAGATCGACCCCTCCCGTCCCTGGGCGGCGCTGGGGGTGAACTCCCTGACGCTCGTCCGGCTGCGAGATGGAATCGAGCGAGACCTCTCGGTCCGCGTGGCCATGTCGGTGATGGGGAGCTGCCACACCGTCAACGAGCTGGTGGAGCAACTGCGCTCGGCCTCCACCGCGCCACCTGTTCGCGAGGCGCCCCGGGTCACCAACGGGCACGCGAACGAGAAGCTGAGTGACGGGAGTCTCGAAGAGATGTTCGTCCGGCTGAGTGGCGCGCCGTCGCGGAAGGGGGAGGCCTGACATGTTCGTCCCCGATGACCCGTCGCTCGAGGCGTTCCGTCAGC is part of the Myxococcus landrumus genome and encodes:
- a CDS encoding acyl carrier protein, whose amino-acid sequence is MTQQLTRLLAELTQLEVSEIDPSRPWAALGVNSLTLVRLRDGIERDLSVRVAMSVMGSCHTVNELVEQLRSASTAPPVREAPRVTNGHANEKLSDGSLEEMFVRLSGAPSRKGEA